One window of the Pyxicephalus adspersus chromosome 5, UCB_Pads_2.0, whole genome shotgun sequence genome contains the following:
- the TRAK1 gene encoding trafficking kinesin-binding protein 1 isoform X1 encodes MNVCNSTDLPEVEIISLLEEQLPHYKLRADTIYGYDHDDWLQTPLISPDANIDLTTEQIEETLKYFLLCAERVGQMTKTYNDIDAVTRLLEEKERDLELAARIGQSLLKKNKTLTERNEYLEEQVEHIREEVSQLRHELSMKDELLQFYTSAAEESESESICSTPLKRNESSLSVQNYFPFDSLQKKLKDLEDENIVLRSEACHLQTETITYEEKEQQLVNDCVKELRDANIQIATLSEELAKKTEDAARQQEEITHLLSQIVDIQKKAKAYAVENEELVQHLGAAKDAQRQLTAELRELEDKYAECMEMLHEAQEELKNLRNKTMPNVISRRYHTLGVFPMDSLAAEIEGSMRKELQIDDTDSFEMNGNHPKRVFETVRNVNQVVKQRSLAPSPMNIPGSNQSSAMNSLMSSCVSTPRSSLYGGDISNIVIDNKTNSIILETESSDNSDDKNKKPGTPGTPGSNDLETALRRLSLRRENYLLERKFFEDDQERKLRSLAEKEDLRSGSVTPTESIMSLGTHSSRLSEFTGISGMSFSSRSYLPEKLQIVKPLEGSATLHHWQQLAQPHLGGILDPRPGVVTKGFRTLDLDQEEVYCFTDYEEDETGDIPYKSLTTSTPVHHSETSGERSQAQVTVSDSKNCPSHSHAAPEDLQEPATDDDEGSVHHPGKCLSQTNSTFTFTTCRIMHPSDELTRVTPSLNATPTPASGIFCNLKSTPSSTPCTPRRLSLAESFTNLRESTTTMSTSLGLVRLLKEQGISAAVYNPQSWDRAGKVSFMNQSLPKMAVIPSTPPNSPMQTPSSSPPSVDFKCTSPPYDNFLASKPASSILKEVREKKNIRSSECQTDVSVSNLNLVDKVKKFGIAKVSGPSQASTVCDSHGSIICGAQGPTQAYVPGGLIPEGLPLSYPAVTSAIGGIQLNTGIRRNRSFPTMVGSSMQMKTPSTLAPGILMGAKLPKQTSLR; translated from the exons TTTTATGTGCTGAACGAGTTGGCCAGATGACTAAAACATACAATGATATAGATGCTGTAACACGTCTGCTAGAAGAG AAAGAACGAGATCTAGAATTGGCTGCTCGGATTGGTCAGTCTttgttaaagaagaataaaaccCTTACAGAAAGGAATGAATACCTTGAAGAGCAAGTAGAGCACATTAGAGAAGAG GTATCACAATTACGCCATGAACTGTCTATGAAAGATGAGCTGCTTCAATTTTACACCAGTGCAGCTGAAGAGAGTGAGTCAGAGTCCATCTGTTCTACACC tctgaAGAGGAATGAATCTTCTTTATCCGTCCAAAATTATTTCCCATTTGACTCTCTCCAAAAGAAACTAAAAGATCTTGAGGATGAGAACATTGTTCTTCGGTCAGAG GcatgtcatctgcaaactgaGACCATCACATAtgaagagaaagagcagcagcTTGTTAATGACTGTGTGAAAGAACTAA GGGATGCAAACATCCAGATTGCCACCCTGTCAGAGGAGTTAgcaaagaagactgaagatgcaGCACGACAACAAGAGGAAATCACTCATCTTCTGTCACAAATTGTTGACATTCAGAAAAAGGCAAAAGCA TATGCGGTGGAAAATGAGGAGCTGGTACAACACCTAGGAGCTGCTAAAGATGCTCAGCGACAACTTACAGCAGAG CTGCGGGAGCTAGAAGACAAGTATGCAGAGTGCATGGAAATGCTTCATGAGGCACAGGAGGAGCTGAAAAACCTTAGAAATAAAACCATGCCAAATGTCATTTCCAGACGTTACCACACCCTGGGTGTATTTCCCATG GACTCTTTAGCAGCTGAGATAGAAGGATCCATGAGGAAAGAGCTTCAGATAGATGATACAGACTCCTTTGAAATGAA TGGCAATCATCCAAAGCGTGTGTTTGAGACCGTGCGGAATGTGAACCAGGTAGTAAAGCAAAGATCTCTGGCTCCTTCTCCAATGAACATCCCAGGCTCTAACCAGTCATCTGCAATGAACTCTCTAATGTCAAGTTGTGTCAGCACACCACGCTCTAGCCTCTATGGAGGGGATATCTCGAACATAGTTATTGATAACAAAACTAATAGCATTATCCTGGAGACAGAGTCATCTGACAACAG TGATGATAAAAACAAGAAGCCTGGAACGCCGGGCACTCCAGGCTCTAATGACCTAGAGACAGCTTTGCGGCGGTTGTCCCTTCGACGAGAGAACTACCTCCTAGAGCGCAAATTCTTTGAAGATGATCAGGAGCGGAAGCTGCGTAGTCTCGCCGAGAAGGAGGATCTCCGCAGCGGGTCTGTGACACCTACAGAAAGCATCATGTCCCTGGGCACCCACTCCTCCAGGTTGTCAGAATTTACTGGCATCTCAGGAATGTCCTTCAGCAGCCGCTCTTACCTGCCAGAGAAACTGCAGATCGTGAAGCCCCTAGAAG GATCAGCAACTTTACATCATTGGCAGCAGTTGGCACAACCACATCTTGGAGGAATCCTGGATCCTAGACCTGGCGTGGTTACCAAAGGCTTCCGGACCTTAGATCTGGACCAGGAGGAAGTGTACTGCTTCACAGACTATGAAGAAGATGAGACAGGTGACATTCCTTACAAGAGCTTAACTACCTCGACTCCCGTCCATCACTCAGAGACCTCAGGTGAGAGGTCTCAAGCACAAGTGACTGTGTCTGACAGCAAGAATTGTCCAAGCCATTCTCATGCTGCCCCCGAGGACTTGCAAGAGCCCGCGACAGACGATGATGAGGGGTCTG TGCACCATCCTGGGAAATGCTTATCGCAGACCAACTCTACATTCACCTTTACCACTTGTCGGATCATGCACCCCTCTGATGAACTCACCCGTGTCACTCCAAG CCTTAACGCAACGCCCACTCCAGCTTCTGGCATTTTCTGCAATCTAAAATCAACGCCATCAAGCACCCCTTGCACACCTCGACGTTTGAGCTTGGCTGAGTCTTTTACTAATCTGAGAGAATCAACAACCACTATGAGCACATCTCTAGGCCTAGTGAGACTACTAAAAGAACAAGGCATTTCAGCAGCTGTCTACAACCCCCAAAGTTGGGATAGGGCTGGAAAAGTTTCTTTTATGAACCAATCGCTTCCAAAAATGGCTGTTATACCTTCCACGCCTCCAAACTCGCCTATGCAGACACCAAGCTCTTCTCCCCCTTCTGTAGACTTCAAATGCACCAGCCCACCTTATGATAATTTCCTGGCTTCTAAGCCGGCCAGCTCAATCCTGAAGGAGGTGAGGGAGAAAAAGAACATAAGAAGTAGCGAATGTCAAACAGATGTCTCTGTTTCCAACCTTAATCTAGTGGACAAAGTGAAAAAGTTTGGAATTGCCAAAGTCTCAGGACCATCACAGGCATCTACTGTATGTGACAGCCACGGGTCTATTATATGTGGTGCACAGGGACCAACACAAGCATATGTTCCTGGAGGCCTTATACCCGAAGGCCTGCCTTTGAGTTATCCTGCTGTAACAAGTGCCATAGGTGGCATTCAGCTGAACACTGGGATTCGTAGGAATAGAAGCTTCCCAACAATGGTAGGATCTAGTATGCAGATGAAGACACCATCAACTCTGGCTCCAGGCATCCTAATGGGAGCAAAGTTACCAAAACAAACAAGCCTACGATGA
- the TRAK1 gene encoding trafficking kinesin-binding protein 1 isoform X3: MNVCNSTDLPEVEIISLLEEQLPHYKLRADTIYGYDHDDWLQTPLISPDANIDLTTEQIEETLKYFLLCAERVGQMTKTYNDIDAVTRLLEEKERDLELAARIGQSLLKKNKTLTERNEYLEEQVEHIREEVSQLRHELSMKDELLQFYTSAAEESESESICSTPLKRNESSLSVQNYFPFDSLQKKLKDLEDENIVLRSEACHLQTETITYEEKEQQLVNDCVKELRDANIQIATLSEELAKKTEDAARQQEEITHLLSQIVDIQKKAKAYAVENEELVQHLGAAKDAQRQLTAELRELEDKYAECMEMLHEAQEELKNLRNKTMPNVISRRYHTLGVFPMDSLAAEIEGSMRKELQIDDTDSFEMNGNHPKRVFETVRNVNQVVKQRSLAPSPMNIPGSNQSSAMNSLMSSCVSTPRSSLYGGDISNIVIDNKTNSIILETESSDNSDDKNKKPGTPGTPGSNDLETALRRLSLRRENYLLERKFFEDDQERKLRSLAEKEDLRSGSVTPTESIMSLGTHSSRLSEFTGISGMSFSSRSYLPEKLQIVKPLEGSATLHHWQQLAQPHLGGILDPRPGVVTKGFRTLDLDQEEVYCFTDYEEDETGDIPYKSLTTSTPVHHSETSVHHPGKCLSQTNSTFTFTTCRIMHPSDELTRVTPSLNATPTPASGIFCNLKSTPSSTPCTPRRLSLAESFTNLRESTTTMSTSLGLVRLLKEQGISAAVYNPQSWDRAGKVSFMNQSLPKMAVIPSTPPNSPMQTPSSSPPSVDFKCTSPPYDNFLASKPASSILKEVREKKNIRSSECQTDVSVSNLNLVDKVKKFGIAKVSGPSQASTVCDSHGSIICGAQGPTQAYVPGGLIPEGLPLSYPAVTSAIGGIQLNTGIRRNRSFPTMVGSSMQMKTPSTLAPGILMGAKLPKQTSLR, encoded by the exons TTTTATGTGCTGAACGAGTTGGCCAGATGACTAAAACATACAATGATATAGATGCTGTAACACGTCTGCTAGAAGAG AAAGAACGAGATCTAGAATTGGCTGCTCGGATTGGTCAGTCTttgttaaagaagaataaaaccCTTACAGAAAGGAATGAATACCTTGAAGAGCAAGTAGAGCACATTAGAGAAGAG GTATCACAATTACGCCATGAACTGTCTATGAAAGATGAGCTGCTTCAATTTTACACCAGTGCAGCTGAAGAGAGTGAGTCAGAGTCCATCTGTTCTACACC tctgaAGAGGAATGAATCTTCTTTATCCGTCCAAAATTATTTCCCATTTGACTCTCTCCAAAAGAAACTAAAAGATCTTGAGGATGAGAACATTGTTCTTCGGTCAGAG GcatgtcatctgcaaactgaGACCATCACATAtgaagagaaagagcagcagcTTGTTAATGACTGTGTGAAAGAACTAA GGGATGCAAACATCCAGATTGCCACCCTGTCAGAGGAGTTAgcaaagaagactgaagatgcaGCACGACAACAAGAGGAAATCACTCATCTTCTGTCACAAATTGTTGACATTCAGAAAAAGGCAAAAGCA TATGCGGTGGAAAATGAGGAGCTGGTACAACACCTAGGAGCTGCTAAAGATGCTCAGCGACAACTTACAGCAGAG CTGCGGGAGCTAGAAGACAAGTATGCAGAGTGCATGGAAATGCTTCATGAGGCACAGGAGGAGCTGAAAAACCTTAGAAATAAAACCATGCCAAATGTCATTTCCAGACGTTACCACACCCTGGGTGTATTTCCCATG GACTCTTTAGCAGCTGAGATAGAAGGATCCATGAGGAAAGAGCTTCAGATAGATGATACAGACTCCTTTGAAATGAA TGGCAATCATCCAAAGCGTGTGTTTGAGACCGTGCGGAATGTGAACCAGGTAGTAAAGCAAAGATCTCTGGCTCCTTCTCCAATGAACATCCCAGGCTCTAACCAGTCATCTGCAATGAACTCTCTAATGTCAAGTTGTGTCAGCACACCACGCTCTAGCCTCTATGGAGGGGATATCTCGAACATAGTTATTGATAACAAAACTAATAGCATTATCCTGGAGACAGAGTCATCTGACAACAG TGATGATAAAAACAAGAAGCCTGGAACGCCGGGCACTCCAGGCTCTAATGACCTAGAGACAGCTTTGCGGCGGTTGTCCCTTCGACGAGAGAACTACCTCCTAGAGCGCAAATTCTTTGAAGATGATCAGGAGCGGAAGCTGCGTAGTCTCGCCGAGAAGGAGGATCTCCGCAGCGGGTCTGTGACACCTACAGAAAGCATCATGTCCCTGGGCACCCACTCCTCCAGGTTGTCAGAATTTACTGGCATCTCAGGAATGTCCTTCAGCAGCCGCTCTTACCTGCCAGAGAAACTGCAGATCGTGAAGCCCCTAGAAG GATCAGCAACTTTACATCATTGGCAGCAGTTGGCACAACCACATCTTGGAGGAATCCTGGATCCTAGACCTGGCGTGGTTACCAAAGGCTTCCGGACCTTAGATCTGGACCAGGAGGAAGTGTACTGCTTCACAGACTATGAAGAAGATGAGACAGGTGACATTCCTTACAAGAGCTTAACTACCTCGACTCCCGTCCATCACTCAGAGACCTCAG TGCACCATCCTGGGAAATGCTTATCGCAGACCAACTCTACATTCACCTTTACCACTTGTCGGATCATGCACCCCTCTGATGAACTCACCCGTGTCACTCCAAG CCTTAACGCAACGCCCACTCCAGCTTCTGGCATTTTCTGCAATCTAAAATCAACGCCATCAAGCACCCCTTGCACACCTCGACGTTTGAGCTTGGCTGAGTCTTTTACTAATCTGAGAGAATCAACAACCACTATGAGCACATCTCTAGGCCTAGTGAGACTACTAAAAGAACAAGGCATTTCAGCAGCTGTCTACAACCCCCAAAGTTGGGATAGGGCTGGAAAAGTTTCTTTTATGAACCAATCGCTTCCAAAAATGGCTGTTATACCTTCCACGCCTCCAAACTCGCCTATGCAGACACCAAGCTCTTCTCCCCCTTCTGTAGACTTCAAATGCACCAGCCCACCTTATGATAATTTCCTGGCTTCTAAGCCGGCCAGCTCAATCCTGAAGGAGGTGAGGGAGAAAAAGAACATAAGAAGTAGCGAATGTCAAACAGATGTCTCTGTTTCCAACCTTAATCTAGTGGACAAAGTGAAAAAGTTTGGAATTGCCAAAGTCTCAGGACCATCACAGGCATCTACTGTATGTGACAGCCACGGGTCTATTATATGTGGTGCACAGGGACCAACACAAGCATATGTTCCTGGAGGCCTTATACCCGAAGGCCTGCCTTTGAGTTATCCTGCTGTAACAAGTGCCATAGGTGGCATTCAGCTGAACACTGGGATTCGTAGGAATAGAAGCTTCCCAACAATGGTAGGATCTAGTATGCAGATGAAGACACCATCAACTCTGGCTCCAGGCATCCTAATGGGAGCAAAGTTACCAAAACAAACAAGCCTACGATGA
- the TRAK1 gene encoding trafficking kinesin-binding protein 1 isoform X5: protein MNVCNSTDLPEVEIISLLEEQLPHYKLRADTIYGYDHDDWLQTPLISPDANIDLTTEQIEETLKYFLLCAERVGQMTKTYNDIDAVTRLLEEKERDLELAARIGQSLLKKNKTLTERNEYLEEQVEHIREEVSQLRHELSMKDELLQFYTSAAEESESESICSTPLKRNESSLSVQNYFPFDSLQKKLKDLEDENIVLRSEACHLQTETITYEEKEQQLVNDCVKELRDANIQIATLSEELAKKTEDAARQQEEITHLLSQIVDIQKKAKAYAVENEELVQHLGAAKDAQRQLTAELRELEDKYAECMEMLHEAQEELKNLRNKTMPNVISRRYHTLGVFPMDSLAAEIEGSMRKELQIDDTDSFEMNGNHPKRVFETVRNVNQVVKQRSLAPSPMNIPGSNQSSAMNSLMSSCVSTPRSSLYGGDISNIVIDNKTNSIILETESSDNSDDKNKKPGTPGTPGSNDLETALRRLSLRRENYLLERKFFEDDQERKLRSLAEKEDLRSGSVTPTESIMSLGTHSSRLSEFTGISGMSFSSRSYLPEKLQIVKPLEGSATLHHWQQLAQPHLGGILDPRPGVVTKGFRTLDLDQEEVYCFTDYEEDETVHHPGKCLSQTNSTFTFTTCRIMHPSDELTRVTPSLNATPTPASGIFCNLKSTPSSTPCTPRRLSLAESFTNLRESTTTMSTSLGLVRLLKEQGISAAVYNPQSWDRAGKVSFMNQSLPKMAVIPSTPPNSPMQTPSSSPPSVDFKCTSPPYDNFLASKPASSILKEVREKKNIRSSECQTDVSVSNLNLVDKVKKFGIAKVSGPSQASTVCDSHGSIICGAQGPTQAYVPGGLIPEGLPLSYPAVTSAIGGIQLNTGIRRNRSFPTMVGSSMQMKTPSTLAPGILMGAKLPKQTSLR from the exons TTTTATGTGCTGAACGAGTTGGCCAGATGACTAAAACATACAATGATATAGATGCTGTAACACGTCTGCTAGAAGAG AAAGAACGAGATCTAGAATTGGCTGCTCGGATTGGTCAGTCTttgttaaagaagaataaaaccCTTACAGAAAGGAATGAATACCTTGAAGAGCAAGTAGAGCACATTAGAGAAGAG GTATCACAATTACGCCATGAACTGTCTATGAAAGATGAGCTGCTTCAATTTTACACCAGTGCAGCTGAAGAGAGTGAGTCAGAGTCCATCTGTTCTACACC tctgaAGAGGAATGAATCTTCTTTATCCGTCCAAAATTATTTCCCATTTGACTCTCTCCAAAAGAAACTAAAAGATCTTGAGGATGAGAACATTGTTCTTCGGTCAGAG GcatgtcatctgcaaactgaGACCATCACATAtgaagagaaagagcagcagcTTGTTAATGACTGTGTGAAAGAACTAA GGGATGCAAACATCCAGATTGCCACCCTGTCAGAGGAGTTAgcaaagaagactgaagatgcaGCACGACAACAAGAGGAAATCACTCATCTTCTGTCACAAATTGTTGACATTCAGAAAAAGGCAAAAGCA TATGCGGTGGAAAATGAGGAGCTGGTACAACACCTAGGAGCTGCTAAAGATGCTCAGCGACAACTTACAGCAGAG CTGCGGGAGCTAGAAGACAAGTATGCAGAGTGCATGGAAATGCTTCATGAGGCACAGGAGGAGCTGAAAAACCTTAGAAATAAAACCATGCCAAATGTCATTTCCAGACGTTACCACACCCTGGGTGTATTTCCCATG GACTCTTTAGCAGCTGAGATAGAAGGATCCATGAGGAAAGAGCTTCAGATAGATGATACAGACTCCTTTGAAATGAA TGGCAATCATCCAAAGCGTGTGTTTGAGACCGTGCGGAATGTGAACCAGGTAGTAAAGCAAAGATCTCTGGCTCCTTCTCCAATGAACATCCCAGGCTCTAACCAGTCATCTGCAATGAACTCTCTAATGTCAAGTTGTGTCAGCACACCACGCTCTAGCCTCTATGGAGGGGATATCTCGAACATAGTTATTGATAACAAAACTAATAGCATTATCCTGGAGACAGAGTCATCTGACAACAG TGATGATAAAAACAAGAAGCCTGGAACGCCGGGCACTCCAGGCTCTAATGACCTAGAGACAGCTTTGCGGCGGTTGTCCCTTCGACGAGAGAACTACCTCCTAGAGCGCAAATTCTTTGAAGATGATCAGGAGCGGAAGCTGCGTAGTCTCGCCGAGAAGGAGGATCTCCGCAGCGGGTCTGTGACACCTACAGAAAGCATCATGTCCCTGGGCACCCACTCCTCCAGGTTGTCAGAATTTACTGGCATCTCAGGAATGTCCTTCAGCAGCCGCTCTTACCTGCCAGAGAAACTGCAGATCGTGAAGCCCCTAGAAG GATCAGCAACTTTACATCATTGGCAGCAGTTGGCACAACCACATCTTGGAGGAATCCTGGATCCTAGACCTGGCGTGGTTACCAAAGGCTTCCGGACCTTAGATCTGGACCAGGAGGAAGTGTACTGCTTCACAGACTATGAAGAAGATGAGACAG TGCACCATCCTGGGAAATGCTTATCGCAGACCAACTCTACATTCACCTTTACCACTTGTCGGATCATGCACCCCTCTGATGAACTCACCCGTGTCACTCCAAG CCTTAACGCAACGCCCACTCCAGCTTCTGGCATTTTCTGCAATCTAAAATCAACGCCATCAAGCACCCCTTGCACACCTCGACGTTTGAGCTTGGCTGAGTCTTTTACTAATCTGAGAGAATCAACAACCACTATGAGCACATCTCTAGGCCTAGTGAGACTACTAAAAGAACAAGGCATTTCAGCAGCTGTCTACAACCCCCAAAGTTGGGATAGGGCTGGAAAAGTTTCTTTTATGAACCAATCGCTTCCAAAAATGGCTGTTATACCTTCCACGCCTCCAAACTCGCCTATGCAGACACCAAGCTCTTCTCCCCCTTCTGTAGACTTCAAATGCACCAGCCCACCTTATGATAATTTCCTGGCTTCTAAGCCGGCCAGCTCAATCCTGAAGGAGGTGAGGGAGAAAAAGAACATAAGAAGTAGCGAATGTCAAACAGATGTCTCTGTTTCCAACCTTAATCTAGTGGACAAAGTGAAAAAGTTTGGAATTGCCAAAGTCTCAGGACCATCACAGGCATCTACTGTATGTGACAGCCACGGGTCTATTATATGTGGTGCACAGGGACCAACACAAGCATATGTTCCTGGAGGCCTTATACCCGAAGGCCTGCCTTTGAGTTATCCTGCTGTAACAAGTGCCATAGGTGGCATTCAGCTGAACACTGGGATTCGTAGGAATAGAAGCTTCCCAACAATGGTAGGATCTAGTATGCAGATGAAGACACCATCAACTCTGGCTCCAGGCATCCTAATGGGAGCAAAGTTACCAAAACAAACAAGCCTACGATGA
- the TRAK1 gene encoding trafficking kinesin-binding protein 1 isoform X4, producing the protein MQKFIEQDYYELDWCYDDCADVLCAERVGQMTKTYNDIDAVTRLLEEKERDLELAARIGQSLLKKNKTLTERNEYLEEQVEHIREEVSQLRHELSMKDELLQFYTSAAEESESESICSTPLKRNESSLSVQNYFPFDSLQKKLKDLEDENIVLRSEACHLQTETITYEEKEQQLVNDCVKELRDANIQIATLSEELAKKTEDAARQQEEITHLLSQIVDIQKKAKAYAVENEELVQHLGAAKDAQRQLTAELRELEDKYAECMEMLHEAQEELKNLRNKTMPNVISRRYHTLGVFPMDSLAAEIEGSMRKELQIDDTDSFEMNGNHPKRVFETVRNVNQVVKQRSLAPSPMNIPGSNQSSAMNSLMSSCVSTPRSSLYGGDISNIVIDNKTNSIILETESSDNSDDKNKKPGTPGTPGSNDLETALRRLSLRRENYLLERKFFEDDQERKLRSLAEKEDLRSGSVTPTESIMSLGTHSSRLSEFTGISGMSFSSRSYLPEKLQIVKPLEGSATLHHWQQLAQPHLGGILDPRPGVVTKGFRTLDLDQEEVYCFTDYEEDETGDIPYKSLTTSTPVHHSETSGERSQAQVTVSDSKNCPSHSHAAPEDLQEPATDDDEGSVHHPGKCLSQTNSTFTFTTCRIMHPSDELTRVTPSLNATPTPASGIFCNLKSTPSSTPCTPRRLSLAESFTNLRESTTTMSTSLGLVRLLKEQGISAAVYNPQSWDRAGKVSFMNQSLPKMAVIPSTPPNSPMQTPSSSPPSVDFKCTSPPYDNFLASKPASSILKEVREKKNIRSSECQTDVSVSNLNLVDKVKKFGIAKVSGPSQASTVCDSHGSIICGAQGPTQAYVPGGLIPEGLPLSYPAVTSAIGGIQLNTGIRRNRSFPTMVGSSMQMKTPSTLAPGILMGAKLPKQTSLR; encoded by the exons TTTTATGTGCTGAACGAGTTGGCCAGATGACTAAAACATACAATGATATAGATGCTGTAACACGTCTGCTAGAAGAG AAAGAACGAGATCTAGAATTGGCTGCTCGGATTGGTCAGTCTttgttaaagaagaataaaaccCTTACAGAAAGGAATGAATACCTTGAAGAGCAAGTAGAGCACATTAGAGAAGAG GTATCACAATTACGCCATGAACTGTCTATGAAAGATGAGCTGCTTCAATTTTACACCAGTGCAGCTGAAGAGAGTGAGTCAGAGTCCATCTGTTCTACACC tctgaAGAGGAATGAATCTTCTTTATCCGTCCAAAATTATTTCCCATTTGACTCTCTCCAAAAGAAACTAAAAGATCTTGAGGATGAGAACATTGTTCTTCGGTCAGAG GcatgtcatctgcaaactgaGACCATCACATAtgaagagaaagagcagcagcTTGTTAATGACTGTGTGAAAGAACTAA GGGATGCAAACATCCAGATTGCCACCCTGTCAGAGGAGTTAgcaaagaagactgaagatgcaGCACGACAACAAGAGGAAATCACTCATCTTCTGTCACAAATTGTTGACATTCAGAAAAAGGCAAAAGCA TATGCGGTGGAAAATGAGGAGCTGGTACAACACCTAGGAGCTGCTAAAGATGCTCAGCGACAACTTACAGCAGAG CTGCGGGAGCTAGAAGACAAGTATGCAGAGTGCATGGAAATGCTTCATGAGGCACAGGAGGAGCTGAAAAACCTTAGAAATAAAACCATGCCAAATGTCATTTCCAGACGTTACCACACCCTGGGTGTATTTCCCATG GACTCTTTAGCAGCTGAGATAGAAGGATCCATGAGGAAAGAGCTTCAGATAGATGATACAGACTCCTTTGAAATGAA TGGCAATCATCCAAAGCGTGTGTTTGAGACCGTGCGGAATGTGAACCAGGTAGTAAAGCAAAGATCTCTGGCTCCTTCTCCAATGAACATCCCAGGCTCTAACCAGTCATCTGCAATGAACTCTCTAATGTCAAGTTGTGTCAGCACACCACGCTCTAGCCTCTATGGAGGGGATATCTCGAACATAGTTATTGATAACAAAACTAATAGCATTATCCTGGAGACAGAGTCATCTGACAACAG TGATGATAAAAACAAGAAGCCTGGAACGCCGGGCACTCCAGGCTCTAATGACCTAGAGACAGCTTTGCGGCGGTTGTCCCTTCGACGAGAGAACTACCTCCTAGAGCGCAAATTCTTTGAAGATGATCAGGAGCGGAAGCTGCGTAGTCTCGCCGAGAAGGAGGATCTCCGCAGCGGGTCTGTGACACCTACAGAAAGCATCATGTCCCTGGGCACCCACTCCTCCAGGTTGTCAGAATTTACTGGCATCTCAGGAATGTCCTTCAGCAGCCGCTCTTACCTGCCAGAGAAACTGCAGATCGTGAAGCCCCTAGAAG GATCAGCAACTTTACATCATTGGCAGCAGTTGGCACAACCACATCTTGGAGGAATCCTGGATCCTAGACCTGGCGTGGTTACCAAAGGCTTCCGGACCTTAGATCTGGACCAGGAGGAAGTGTACTGCTTCACAGACTATGAAGAAGATGAGACAGGTGACATTCCTTACAAGAGCTTAACTACCTCGACTCCCGTCCATCACTCAGAGACCTCAGGTGAGAGGTCTCAAGCACAAGTGACTGTGTCTGACAGCAAGAATTGTCCAAGCCATTCTCATGCTGCCCCCGAGGACTTGCAAGAGCCCGCGACAGACGATGATGAGGGGTCTG TGCACCATCCTGGGAAATGCTTATCGCAGACCAACTCTACATTCACCTTTACCACTTGTCGGATCATGCACCCCTCTGATGAACTCACCCGTGTCACTCCAAG CCTTAACGCAACGCCCACTCCAGCTTCTGGCATTTTCTGCAATCTAAAATCAACGCCATCAAGCACCCCTTGCACACCTCGACGTTTGAGCTTGGCTGAGTCTTTTACTAATCTGAGAGAATCAACAACCACTATGAGCACATCTCTAGGCCTAGTGAGACTACTAAAAGAACAAGGCATTTCAGCAGCTGTCTACAACCCCCAAAGTTGGGATAGGGCTGGAAAAGTTTCTTTTATGAACCAATCGCTTCCAAAAATGGCTGTTATACCTTCCACGCCTCCAAACTCGCCTATGCAGACACCAAGCTCTTCTCCCCCTTCTGTAGACTTCAAATGCACCAGCCCACCTTATGATAATTTCCTGGCTTCTAAGCCGGCCAGCTCAATCCTGAAGGAGGTGAGGGAGAAAAAGAACATAAGAAGTAGCGAATGTCAAACAGATGTCTCTGTTTCCAACCTTAATCTAGTGGACAAAGTGAAAAAGTTTGGAATTGCCAAAGTCTCAGGACCATCACAGGCATCTACTGTATGTGACAGCCACGGGTCTATTATATGTGGTGCACAGGGACCAACACAAGCATATGTTCCTGGAGGCCTTATACCCGAAGGCCTGCCTTTGAGTTATCCTGCTGTAACAAGTGCCATAGGTGGCATTCAGCTGAACACTGGGATTCGTAGGAATAGAAGCTTCCCAACAATGGTAGGATCTAGTATGCAGATGAAGACACCATCAACTCTGGCTCCAGGCATCCTAATGGGAGCAAAGTTACCAAAACAAACAAGCCTACGATGA